TCGCGAAGCCGAGCACGGCCTCCTCGATCCCCGGCTCGGTCTGGATGGTCCGGATCACCTCGACCAGCTTCATGAGGGGGACCGGATTGAAGAAATGCAGGCCCACGAAGCGCTGCGGCCGCTGGGTGGTCACTGCCATCTCGGTGATCGACAGCGACGACGTGTTGCTGGCGAGGATCGCCTCCTTCTTGAGGACGCGCTCGAGGCGCCCGAAGGCCTCCTTCTTGGCCCCCAGGTTCTCGATGACCGCCTCGATCACGAGGTCGCAATCCTTCAGGCTGTCATAGTCGGTCGTGCCCGAGAGCCGTGACAGGGCGGCATGCTTGTCCTCCGGTCGCACCTTCCCCTTCGCCACGCCCGCGGCGAGGAACTGATCGATCCGCTTGAGGCCGGTCTCCAGGAGCTCCCGGGTCACCTCCAGGACCGTGGTCGTGTAGCCGGACTGCGCTGCGACCTGGGCGATGCCCGATCCCATCAGTCCGCACCCGAGGACGCCGACCTTCTTGATCTCCATCGTGTCACCTCCGGCCCGGGCACCGCCCCGGGCGTATCGATCCTACCGTTGGGCGGGCGGGATCGCCTCGACCACGATGGCGATCCCCTGGCCGCCGCCGATGCAGGCGCTGGCGATCCCGTACCGGCCGCCGCGCCGCCTCAACTCGAGGAGAAGCGTCAGGACCAGGCGCGTGCCGGTCGCTCCCAGGGGGTGGCCCAGCGCGACCGCCCCTCCATTGACGTTGACGCGCTCCCGATCCAGGCCGAGCTCCTTCTCCACCGCCAGGTATTGCGCCGCGAACGCCTCGTTGATCTCGAACAGGTCGATGTCGCCCAGGGACAGCGAGGCGCGATCGAGCGCCTGGCGGATGGCGGGGACGGGTCCGATGCCCATGATGCGCGGGGGCACGCCCGCCACGCCGTAGGTGATCACCCGGCCGAGCGGTTCCGCGGAAAGCGTCCGCGCCGCCTGCGGGGAGGCCACGATCACCGCGGCGGCGCCATCCACCATTCCCGACGCATTGCCTGCGGTCACGTAGCCCTTGCCCTGGAACGCCGGTGCGAGCTTCGCAAGCCCCTCGAGCGTGGTGTCGGGCCGGGCATGGTTGTCCTCCAGCACGGTGATCTCACGGCCGCGGTCGCGCACGGTCACCGGCACGATTTCATCCCGGAACGTCCCGGCCCGGGACGCCGCCGCCGCGGCCTGCTGGCTCCTGAGGGCGTAGCGGTCGGCCTCCGCCCGCGTGATCCCCCGCTCCTGCGCCAGGTTCTCCGCCGTCTGCGCCATGGTGTATCCGCAGTGGGTG
This window of the Candidatus Polarisedimenticolia bacterium genome carries:
- a CDS encoding 3-hydroxybutyryl-CoA dehydrogenase, yielding MEIKKVGVLGCGLMGSGIAQVAAQSGYTTTVLEVTRELLETGLKRIDQFLAAGVAKGKVRPEDKHAALSRLSGTTDYDSLKDCDLVIEAVIENLGAKKEAFGRLERVLKKEAILASNTSSLSITEMAVTTQRPQRFVGLHFFNPVPLMKLVEVIRTIQTEPGIEEAVLGFAKSLGKVPVRTLDRTGFIVNRLLVPYILDAIRALEEGVGGITDIDQGMKLGCGHPMGPLTLLDLVGIDTTYYIADIMFDEFRERRFAPPPLMKRMVLAGFHGRKTGRGFYDYGSEPPRPNDFLTQR
- a CDS encoding acetyl-CoA C-acyltransferase — encoded protein: MTRRPPIFAAVVVAGARTAMAELNTHFREVSEVELGAAAAREALRRAGADPASIDHVVYGNAMQTSANAMYGARHVALKAGLPESVPALTLNRLCGSGIQSVVTAASLVALDEAAVVLAGGMENMTQAPHVVRGMRAGLRMGHAPLEDALLVGLLDTHCGYTMAQTAENLAQERGITRAEADRYALRSQQAAAAASRAGTFRDEIVPVTVRDRGREITVLEDNHARPDTTLEGLAKLAPAFQGKGYVTAGNASGMVDGAAAVIVASPQAARTLSAEPLGRVITYGVAGVPPRIMGIGPVPAIRQALDRASLSLGDIDLFEINEAFAAQYLAVEKELGLDRERVNVNGGAVALGHPLGATGTRLVLTLLLELRRRGGRYGIASACIGGGQGIAIVVEAIPPAQR